ATGCTGAAATCAGGAAAGAACATCATCCAGCTCGTTATCGCTCTCGCTGTGTTGTCAGTGTTTGTGCTCTTTGTCTTGTCCAATGAGGAAAGGTTTCAGCGAAATGGTGAGAAGGATACGGAGAGTTACGGTCAGCAGCTGGCCCCATATTTGTGGGACGTGAACGTCGAGACGGCCCAGGAGTATGTAGAAGCGGTTGGGAAGCAGAACAACTTTCATTACGTCGAGGTGCATCACAGTGACGGGGAGCTCTTTGTGAAGAATGCAATGGTCGAAGCCGACGAGGGGCTAGATGGTTTGATGAGGGCCATGGGCTTGATGCGTGAGAGCCATTTCCTGAGTCCCATAGAGTATCAGGGGAGAGAGATCGGAGTGATCAAGACAGCCCGCGATAACAAGAATATCTACACCTATATGTACATGCTGCCGGTCGCAGTACTTCTTTTCACGGTCATTCTGCTGTTCAGAACTTTGGTGAAAGACAGGAACATGAGGACGGATATGGAGCTCGATCTGAACGAGAGTAGGCATCGGCTCCATGCGGTGATGGCCGGTACCCCGGTGATCGTTTTTTCAATGGATCAGAGTGGTGTCTTTCTCAAATGTGATGGCAAAGGGCTGTCCAAAATCGGGCATGAAAGCAGTCAGTTCACCGGCAAATCCGTTGAAGAGTGCCAAGGTGAGCTACCTATTACCCTGGAGGATTTTAAGAAAGCCATGGACGGAAAGATTTTTTCCCGGGTGCGTAAAGCTGGCAGCCATTCCTTTGAGACGTGTTACTTCCCGCTCATGCGCGAGGAGCGCCAGATTGGAGTCACTGGTGTATCTACGGATATCACCACGATACTGGATGCGGTTGCTCAACTGAGAGAGAAGGATAGTGAGCTGGATCAGGAAATGCAGTTGGCGAGGGAGGCCCACCAGTCGATCATGTCAACTGAGGTTCCTAGTGTAGACGGCTTGGAGATTGGGATGCTATTCAGGCCTTCACTGGCTGTGGGGGGA
Above is a genomic segment from Rubritalea squalenifaciens DSM 18772 containing:
- a CDS encoding PP2C family protein-serine/threonine phosphatase, with amino-acid sequence MLKSGKNIIQLVIALAVLSVFVLFVLSNEERFQRNGEKDTESYGQQLAPYLWDVNVETAQEYVEAVGKQNNFHYVEVHHSDGELFVKNAMVEADEGLDGLMRAMGLMRESHFLSPIEYQGREIGVIKTARDNKNIYTYMYMLPVAVLLFTVILLFRTLVKDRNMRTDMELDLNESRHRLHAVMAGTPVIVFSMDQSGVFLKCDGKGLSKIGHESSQFTGKSVEECQGELPITLEDFKKAMDGKIFSRVRKAGSHSFETCYFPLMREERQIGVTGVSTDITTILDAVAQLREKDSELDQEMQLAREAHQSIMSTEVPSVDGLEIGMLFRPSLAVGGDVVRFHTGGGSSIGVTICDIRGHGVAAALVSAAFIYKLDELLGDYRDDFGALYTELNQHVNRYFPADRYAAAATVRVDVEAKQLHYVTGSKEPVVLIRANGKVERLLEPTSVLGSVMNSDYEEKCVSLESGDHILLYTDGLYDVQDAQGLELNRQQMIKWVQAGLGAEPQEVVDQVYRRAAEFSVNGKFRDDVAAVLIKIQ